Sequence from the Nocardiopsis sp. YSL2 genome:
TCGCCCAAGGCGCTGGCCCGCGTCGACGAGATCGCCGCGAGCGGCCGGTACGTCCCCGAGTTCTTCTCGCTGACCACCGCCGTGGACAACTCGCGCAAGGACCAGACCTACAACACCCCGGCCGTGGCCACGCTGCTGCTGCTCGCCGAGCAGCTGGAGTGGATGAACGCCCAGGGCGGTCTGGACTGGACGGTGGCGCGCACCGCCGAGTCGTCCTCGATCCTCTACACCTGGGCCGAGAAGTCGTCGGTGGCCACGCCGTTCGTCACCGACACGGCCAAGCGCTCGCAGGTCGTCGGGACGATCGACTTCAGCGACGACGTCGACGCCGCCGCGGTCGCCAAGGTGCTGCGCGCCAACGGCGTCGTGGACACCGAGCCGTACCGCAAGCTGGGCCGCAACCAGCTGCGCGTGGCGATGTTCCCCGCGGTCGAGCCCTCCGACGTGCAGGCGCTCACCGAGTGCATCGACCACGTGCTCACCCGGCTGTCCTGACCCGGTCCTCCGGCATTGGAGAATAGGAGGCCGACCCGCCGCACGCGGGTCGGCCTCCTCTCTTCTACTTCCCGGCTATCGCTTGTCAGGACGGTTCGGCTGTGCGCAGGAACAGGAACAAGACGGAAATCCCGATCAAGATCATCTCCCACCGCGGGGCGTCCGGGCACCGCCCGGAGCACACCCTGGCCTCCTACGAGCTGGGTGCGCGCCACGGGGGCGACTTCATCGAGATGGACCTCGTCTCGACCAAGGACGGCCGGCTGATCTGCCGCCACGAGCAGGAGATCGGCGGGACCACGGACGTGGCCGCGCACCCGGAGTTCGCCGACCGGCGCACCACGCGCACGATCGACGGCCGCGAGGTGACGGGGTTCTTCGCCCAGGACTTCACGCTGGCCGAGATCAAGACGCTGCGTGCGGTGGAACGGCTCCAGGACGTGCGGGCGATGAACACGATGATGGACGGGAGCTACGAGATCCCGACCCTGGAGGAGGTCATCGACCTGGCGTTCTCGCTCACCGAGGAGTTGGGCCGCCCGATCGGGATCTACCCCGAGACCAAGCACCCCGCCCACCACGTGACGCAGGGACTGGAGCTGGAGCCGACGCTGATCGCGGTGCTGCGCGAGGCGGGACTGACCGGGGAGGAGCCGAAGGTCCCGGTGTTCCTGCAGTCCTTCGAGGCGGAGAGCCTGCGCCGGCTCGCCGAGACGGAGCTGCCCCTGGTCTACCTGATGGGGACCGAGGAGCACTGGCGGCACTTCACCACGCCCGACGGCCTGGCCGAGGTGGCGTCCTTCGCGCACGCGATCGGCCCGCACAAGAGCCTGGTCGTACCCGAGAACGAGGACGGCACCCTGGGCGAGCCCACCGACCTGGTGGAGAACGCGCACGAGGCCGGGCTGCTGGTGCACCCCTGGACGTTCCGCAGCGAGAACCACTTCCTGCCCGCCGACCTGCGCTCGGACGGCGAGCCCGGCGACTTCGGGGGGTTCGCCGCCGAGTACGAGATGTTCTTCGAGGCCGGGGTGGACGGCGTGTTCACCGACTTCTCCCGGCACGCGTTCCTGTGCCGGGAGCACTTCCTGGACCCGCAGCCCGCCGAGTAGGGGCGCCCTGGACCCGGCGCGGTCCCGCCTCACCGCACGCCGGGCACGGCGCGCTCCCCGCCCGTGTGCGGGCCGGAGCCGTTCGGCGCCCGCCGTTCAGCCGCGGCGGGCCAGCAGGACGATGCCGGCGATGAGCAGGGCCGCGACCCCGGCCCCGCCCAGGATGAACGGGAGCGCGCCCCCCTCGCGGTCGCCTGCCGCCTCTCCCCCGGCGTCCGCGCCGTCCTCGGCGGACGCGCTCTCCTCGGGGGTCTCGGCCGGATCCTCGCTCAGGTACTCGTCGGCCAGCGGCACCGACCACACCGGCGCGGCCGCCCCCTCGGTCCCGGCCATGAGCGCGGTGCCGTCGGGGGTGAAGGCGATCGCCTCGCCCTGGTCGGACTCGGGCAGGTCGAAGGAGCCCAGCGACGTCCCCGGCACCCCGTCGGTGGAGTCGTAGACCGTCACGCCCCAGTAGGTGCGGATGGCGTAGCGGGTCCCGTCGGGGTGGAAGGCCGCGTCGGTGGCGAACAGCGGAGCGGAGTCCACGCGCTCCAGCACGTTCTCCGCCTCCGGGTCCAGGGTCTCCGGGGCCGCGTAGAGGCCGCCGGAGAACTCCTTGGACACCACGTACAGGCGCCCGTCGCGGGGGTCGATCATCATCGCCTCGGCGTCGCGGCCGCCGTCGGCGTAGGTGAGGGTGAACACCTGCGGCTCGATCAGCGCGTCGGCCAGCGGATCGGGTTCGGCGAACCGCAGCACACGCACGCTGGGCCAGCTTCCGCCGTAGTTGTCGCCGATGTCGCCGACGTAGACCGACGAACGCCCCTCGGGGTCCTCCGTGACGGTGACCGCCTCCCAGTCGCGCAGCTCCACGGCCAGCGAGACCGTGGCCAGGGTCTCGCCGTCGCCGTTCACCGCGTAGACGTCGGGCAGGAAGTCGCCGCTGTCGTTGTGGGTCCACCACACGCCCTCGTGCAGCCCTGAGGGGGCCAGGCCGCTCGACTCAGCGATCCGGGGGTCCTGGAAGGTGAAGGCGACCTCCGAGCCCTCCGGCCCCTCGCCCCCGCGCGGGTAGTCGAATCCGCCGGTGCCCGAGTCGTCGGGTTCGGCCGGCTGCGCCGCGACAGGAACCGGGGAGAGGGCGACGATCAGAGCGGCCACGGCCGGCACGAGCGGTCTTGTCATGTCCGCCATCCTGCCAGGGGTCGACGCGGGTGGCTTGCAGCCGGGCGGTAGCGGGCACATGTCGCATACAGGGCCGTAAGGAGGACCCATGAGGATCGAAGCCTGCCTGAACGGTGACCGCCGACCGGGCGCGCACCCCGCCCTGCCCGTCTCCGTGGACCAGGTGGTGGCGGACGCGCACGCGGTGGTCGCGGCCGGCGCGACCTCGATCCATCTGCACCCGCGGGACCCCAGCGGCGCGGAGTCCCTGGAACCGCAGGTCGTGGCGCCCCTGATGGAGAGCCTGCGCGAGCGCGGCCCCGCGGTGCCGGTGTCCATCACCACGTCTCTGTCGGCCGAGTCGGACCCGTGGCGCCGCTACGACCTGGTGCAGAGGTGGGCGTCGTCGGCCCTGCCGGACTCGGTGACGGTCAACCTGCACGAGGCGGGGTCCATCGACCTCGTGCACCTGCTGGACGACCGCAGGGTCCCGGTGGAGGCCGGAGTGTGGACGGTGGAGGCGGCCCGCATCCTCATCGCCACGAAGATCGAGGTGAGCGCGGTACTGGTGGAGCCCACACAGGTGGCGGTGGAGGACGCGCGGAGCAACGCGGACGCCATCCTGTCCCTGCTCGACCGCGCCCGGATCGGCGCGCCCAGGCTGCTGCACGGGTCGGACGCGACCACGTGGCCGATGTTGGAGGCGGCGATCGGGGCCGGGTACGACATCCGCGTCGGGCTGGAGGACACCCTGCGCCTGCCCGACGGCGAGGAGGCCCACGACAACGCGGCCCTGGTCGCGCACGCGGTGAGCCTGGCCGGTGCCGCCCACCGCGTCGGCTGAGGCGCGCGAACGGCTCGGCGACCGGGCCGGACGTGCCCCGCGTCCGGCGGGTCAGGCCAGGAACGCGCCCAGGACGACGATGAGCATGATGGAACCCAGCACCACCGGGAGCAGCCAGCGCTGCTTGCGGTTGTTGGTGAGCATGCTCATGACGTGCTCCGCTCAGGAGATCGGGGATCGGGTTCCCACCCTAACGTCCAGGTCCGAACGGTTCGGTAGGGGTCGTCCGCACCGGGACGGCTCTCGACCAGGTGCACGTGGCGCGCCGACCACGGGCGTCCGCGCAGGGGACCGAGGGCGTGCACGGTGTCGGCCAGGTCGCGCGGGCGGCGGCTGCGCGCGACGGTGACGTGCGGCACGTAGGGGCGGGTGTCCACAGGGATCCGCACCGAGCGCGCCGCCGCGCGCATGCCCAGTGCGAGGCGGCCCAGGGCGCCGGTGTCCCCCGAGACCCCGGCCCACAGGACGGAGGAGCGCGCCCGGTCCTGCGGGAAGCGCCCCCAGCCGCGCACGGCGATCTCGAAGGGCGCGTGCGCCCCGGCCTCCGCGCCCAGGACCGCGGACAGGTCCGCCAGATCCTCCCCGGCCACCTCGCCGAGGAAGACCAGGGTGATGTGCCAGTCGCCGGGCGGGGCCCAGCGCAGGTCGGGCGTGTGCCGCCGACCCGCGCCGACCGCCGTGCGCAGGGCCTCCAGGGTCTCCTCCGGCGGCACCAGGGCCACGAACAGTCTCATGCCACCATCCTGCCCCGCCCGGGACGGCCGTCCTCCCCGGACCCGGCCGGATCCAGGGGTTCAGACCGGGGTGGCCGCCCCCTGGGAGGAAGCGCCCCTGGTGCCGTGCCGACCGCCGTCCGCGACGGTGTCGCCGGTCCCCGCTCCGTCGCCCTCGCCCGCATCGTCGGCACCCACGGCGTCGGGTTCGGCGTCGGCCCCGGTCTCCCGCGCGTCCTCGCCGGGTGGGGCGTCCCCGCGCCACCGGGCGGGCAGCAGGGCAGGCCAGCGGACGTCCTTGGCCCGCATGAGCAGCGCCGAGAGCGCGGTCACCACGACGACGGTCACCACACCGCCGACCACCAGGCTCGCCCGCGGGCCGAAAGCGTCGGCCAGCAGTCCGACCACGGGCGCCCCGATCGGGGCCACGCCCATGAAGACCAGCAGGAAGATGCTCATCACCCGTCCCCGCATCCGCGAGTCCACCGTGAGCTGGAAGGTGGCGTTGAGCGTGGTCACGTACGTCATGAAGAGCACGCCCATGGGCACCAGGACGAGCACGAACGCCAGGTAGCCCGGCATGAGCCCGGCCGCGATCTGGGCCGCGCCGAAGCCCATCGCGCCGATGAGCACCAGCCGCACCCGGGGCCGGTCGCGCCGGGCCGCCAGCAGCGCCCCGACCAGCGCGCCGACCGCCAGCGCGGCCGCGGCGGTGCCGAAGGCGGCGGCTCCGGACTCGAACACGTTGTTGACCATCAGCGCGATCTGGTTCTGCCCGTTGGCGCCGAAGAACTGCACGCTCGCGGCCAGGACCAGCAGCAGCACGAGGTCGCGCCGCCCCGCGACGTAGCGCAGCCCCTCACGGATCTGACCCCTGCCCTTGGGGACCGGTTCGGGGGTGCGCAGGTCCGCGGTCCGGATCATCAGCAGCGCGACGATCGTGAAGGCGAACGAGAACCCGTTGATGACGAACACGGGACCGCTGCCGATCCAGGCGATGAGCAGACCGGCGATCGCGGGCCCGGTCACGCGTCCGAGCTGGAAGCTGGCGCTGTTGAGCGCGATCGCGTTGCTCAGGTGCTCCCGCTCGACCATCTCCGGGACGAACGCCTGCCGCCCGGGATTGTCCATCACGGT
This genomic interval carries:
- a CDS encoding glycerophosphodiester phosphodiesterase family protein, yielding MRRNRNKTEIPIKIISHRGASGHRPEHTLASYELGARHGGDFIEMDLVSTKDGRLICRHEQEIGGTTDVAAHPEFADRRTTRTIDGREVTGFFAQDFTLAEIKTLRAVERLQDVRAMNTMMDGSYEIPTLEEVIDLAFSLTEELGRPIGIYPETKHPAHHVTQGLELEPTLIAVLREAGLTGEEPKVPVFLQSFEAESLRRLAETELPLVYLMGTEEHWRHFTTPDGLAEVASFAHAIGPHKSLVVPENEDGTLGEPTDLVENAHEAGLLVHPWTFRSENHFLPADLRSDGEPGDFGGFAAEYEMFFEAGVDGVFTDFSRHAFLCREHFLDPQPAE
- a CDS encoding 3-keto-5-aminohexanoate cleavage protein encodes the protein MRIEACLNGDRRPGAHPALPVSVDQVVADAHAVVAAGATSIHLHPRDPSGAESLEPQVVAPLMESLRERGPAVPVSITTSLSAESDPWRRYDLVQRWASSALPDSVTVNLHEAGSIDLVHLLDDRRVPVEAGVWTVEAARILIATKIEVSAVLVEPTQVAVEDARSNADAILSLLDRARIGAPRLLHGSDATTWPMLEAAIGAGYDIRVGLEDTLRLPDGEEAHDNAALVAHAVSLAGAAHRVG
- the thpR gene encoding RNA 2',3'-cyclic phosphodiesterase, which translates into the protein MRLFVALVPPEETLEALRTAVGAGRRHTPDLRWAPPGDWHITLVFLGEVAGEDLADLSAVLGAEAGAHAPFEIAVRGWGRFPQDRARSSVLWAGVSGDTGALGRLALGMRAAARSVRIPVDTRPYVPHVTVARSRRPRDLADTVHALGPLRGRPWSARHVHLVESRPGADDPYRTVRTWTLGWEPDPRSPERSTS
- a CDS encoding MFS transporter, which codes for MMRVPMFRSLAVRNYRLYALGQLLSNPGTWMQRIAQDWLVLQLSHGSGIALGMTTALQFLPLLLFGLWGGALVDRLDKRRLLIFTQGAMGVLAVGLGVLATAGAAQVWHVYVFAFALGMITVMDNPGRQAFVPEMVEREHLSNAIALNSASFQLGRVTGPAIAGLLIAWIGSGPVFVINGFSFAFTIVALLMIRTADLRTPEPVPKGRGQIREGLRYVAGRRDLVLLLVLAASVQFFGANGQNQIALMVNNVFESGAAAFGTAAAALAVGALVGALLAARRDRPRVRLVLIGAMGFGAAQIAAGLMPGYLAFVLVLVPMGVLFMTYVTTLNATFQLTVDSRMRGRVMSIFLLVFMGVAPIGAPVVGLLADAFGPRASLVVGGVVTVVVVTALSALLMRAKDVRWPALLPARWRGDAPPGEDARETGADAEPDAVGADDAGEGDGAGTGDTVADGGRHGTRGASSQGAATPV